In the genome of Neodiprion pinetum isolate iyNeoPine1 chromosome 2, iyNeoPine1.2, whole genome shotgun sequence, one region contains:
- the ema gene encoding protein CLEC16A homolog isoform X4: MFRSRSWFGGGLWKPKNPHSLEHLKYLYNVLSKNHTVSENNRGLLVETLRSIAEILIWGDQNDSSVFDFFLEKNMLSFFLRIMKQKCGSYVCVQLLQTLNILFENIRNETSLYYLLSNNHVNSIIVHKFDFSDEEVMAYYISFLKTLSLKLNVHTIHFFYNEVNEHTNDFPLYTEAIKFFNHTEGMVRIAVRTLTLNVYRVEDASMLAFIRDRTAAPYFSNLVWFIGNHIIELDTCVRNDADHQSQNRLSDLVAEHLDHLHYLNDILCLDIPDLNQVLTEHLLHKLLVPLYVYSLTRHKSQFFQTKEKKKHVSAVVSLFLLSQVFLIISHGPLVHTLAAIILKSDLDIIENGASKLLEEYTNVSAGDKIAFVQPQESLQKSLESLNETQSDEAVSEIEFTAADTIEKTTECELTDNPPSVEPSTSSNMSKTLPRPEVLNIDISNNTLNKIKNLNVTDEEKEQRLALESPLTPQQSSSDVQESLANKPFLEAILNALSSTENDYAALFSLCLLYALANNQGIKPEMLDLVLSPSQKTSTKNWYNEILVDRLIQIITLSCQTNTKVRLVTLDLSIKLLLQLVMSDGQSLLQDCHLAAIESAKEQSTSLLRNFYKSEDIFLDMFEDEYSELQKRPLNVEWLMMDSNILLPPTGTPMTGIEFSKRLPCGEVERARRAIRIFFLIRELSLTLSGQPETHLPLTNLATCVQVNNVLDLNTRKLGWGVAKLVGLLQDIEVTGDKDDSRCLHLTIHRPLSSSATNRVPLLSAKCILDDHIRCMAAKQRLTKGRIKARQKKMSQIARLLDIPTGIPHCPTPPNYTLLNVRQERTTGRGQKQKDHPRPMFTVNKVPGFAAQMRRDSSARSVAGQSAATGKRSDSSPNGKVCENGLKSREHSPKLPRPRSEEIPLEDMRSRNASLGKNVTCLPIAIQERIDVTITNTPPLSDTSPVLRKSSEETSFTSPQNQGEPKPRRKGQVETV, from the exons ATGTTTCGAAGTCGTAGCTGGTTTGGCGGGGGCCTTTGGAAACCTAAAAATCCACATTCCCTCGAACATCTAAA ATATCTTTACAACGTTTTATCTAAGAATCATACTGTCTCCGAGAATAACAGAGGCCTACTGGTTGAGACCTTGCGTTCGATAGCTGAAATTTTGATCTGGGGTGATCAAAATGATAGCAGTGTGTTCGA ttttttcctggagaaaaatatgctttcattttttcttcggATAATGAAACAGAAATGTGGTAGCTACGTATGTGTTCAACTCCTCCAAACGCTCAATATCTTGTTTGAGAATATTCGCAACGAAACATCTTTGT attACTTATTGAGCAACAACCATGTAAATAGTATAATAGTTCACAAATTTGACTTCAGTGACGAAGAAGTCATGGCTTACTACATAAGCTTTCTCAAAACTTTGAGCTTAAAACTGAACGTGCATACTATTCACTTCTTCTATAACGAGGTAAACGAG CATACGAACGATTTCCCACTATACACCGAAGCTATCAAATTCTTCAATCACACTGAGGGCATGGTGCGCATTGCAGTGCGCACTTTGACGCTAAATGTGTATCGTGTTGAGGATGCTTCAATGCTGGCATTCATCAGAGATAGGACAGCAGCTCCATATTTCAGTAATCTTGTTTGGTTTATTGGAAATCACATCATTGAACTAGATACTTGTGTTAGAAACGATGCTGA TCACCAGAGTCAGAATAGGCTCTCGGATTTAGTAGCTGAACATCTCGATCATCTTCATTACTTGAACGACATTCTTTGCCTGGATATACCGGATTTAAATCAAGTTCTTACCGAACACTTGCTTCACAAATTATTGGTGCCTTTGTACGTATATTCGTTAACCAGGCATAagtcacaattttttcaaactaag gagaagaaaaaacacgtCAGTGCCGTTGTATCTTTGTTTCTACTTTCACAAGTATTCTTGATTATATCGCATGGACCACTTGTTCACACTTTGGCTGCTATAATATTGAAGTCTGATTTAGATATAATCGAAAATGGTGCAAGTAAATTACTGGAGGAATATACAAATGTGTCCGCAGGTGACAAAATAGCATTTGTACAGCCGCAGGAAAGCCTACAAAAATCGCTCGAAAGTTTGAACGAAACACAGAGTGACGAGGCGGTGTCGGAGATTGAGTTTACTGCCGCAGATACAATTGAGAAAACCACAGAATGTGAACTGACTGACAATCCACCTTCAGTTGAACCAAGCACTTCCAGTAATATGTCAAAAACTTTGCCACGACCTGAAGTTCTAAATATTGACATTTCAAACAATAcactaaataaaataaagaaccTTAATGTGACAGATGAAGAGAAGGAACAGCGGCTGGCTCTCGAAAGCCCATTAACACCTCAGCAATCGTCGAGTGATGTACAGGAATCCTTGGCTAATAAACCATTCTTGGAAGCTATATTAAATGCTTTGAGCTCTACGGAAAATGACTATGCagcattattttcattatgttTACTGTACGCATTAGCTAATAATCAG GGAATCAAGCCTGAAATGTTGGACCTTGTATTATCCCCGTCACAAAAAACATCTACGAAAAATTGGTATAATGAAATTCTTGTAGATAGACTGATCCAGATAATCACGTTGAGTTGTCAAACAA acacTAAGGTACGGTTAGTCACTCTGGATTTATCGATCAAGCTACTTCTACAATTAGTCATGTCAGATGGTCAGAGTTTGCTGCAAGATTGTCATTTAGCAGCCATTGAATCTGCTAAAGAACAAAGTACTTCGTTACTTAGGAATTTTTATAAG AGCGAAGACATATTTTTAGATATGTTTGAAGATGAGTATAGCGAGTTACAAAAAAGGCCTTTGAATGTTGAGTGGTTGATGATGGATAGCAACATATTGCTTCCGCCCACCGGAACTCCGATGACTGGCATTGAATTCAGCAAACGACTACCATGTGGCGAG GTGGAAAGAGCAAGGAGAGCGATAAGAATATTCTTTTTGATCAGGGAATTATCGTTAACACTTAGTGGACAGCCAGAGACGCATCTACCCTTAACAAATTTAGCAACCTGCGTCCAGGTTAACAACGTCCTTGATCTAA ATACGAGGAAGTTAGGATGGGGGGTAGCGAAATTAGTCGGCCTACTACAAGACATAGAAGTTACAGGTGATAAAGATGATTCCAGATGCCTCCATTTGACAATTCACCGACCTTTAAGCAGCAGTGCTACCAATAGGGTACCCTTGCTTTCGGCAAAATGTATTCTCGATGATCACATAAGATGTATGGCAGCTAAACAGAG ATTGACAAAAGGAAGAATCAAGgcgagacaaaaaaaaatgagtcaAATAGCGAGGCTGCTAGATATTCCAACTGGCATTCCGCACTGTCCCACACCTCCGAATTATACATTGCTCAATGTAAGACAAGAAC GTACAACAGGAAGaggacaaaaacaaaaagaccATCCAAGACCCATGTTTACAGTAAATAAAGTCCCAGGATTTGCAGCTCAAATGCGACGCGATAGTTCGGCACGTTCCGTTGCTGGGCAATCTGCAGCGACCGGTAAACGTTCTGATAGTAGTCCGAACGGCAAAGTGTGCGAAAATGGTCTGAAGTCTCGCGAACATTCGCCGAAATTGCCAAGACCAAGAAGTGAGGAGATTCCACTTGAAGATATGCGTAGTAGAAATGCGTCTCTAGGGAAAAATGTCACTTGCCTCCCCATAGCAATTCAGGAGAGAATAGATGTCACAATCACCAACACACCTCCTCTATCTGACACATCTCCAGTACTGAGAAAATCGTCTGAAGAAACTTCGTTCACGTCACCTCAAAATCAAGGAGAGCCAAAACCGCGTAGAAAGGGTCAGGTTGAAACTGTTTGA
- the ema gene encoding protein CLEC16A homolog isoform X6, producing the protein MVRIAVRTLTLNVYRVEDASMLAFIRDRTAAPYFSNLVWFIGNHIIELDTCVRNDADHQSQNRLSDLVAEHLDHLHYLNDILCLDIPDLNQVLTEHLLHKLLVPLYVYSLTRHKSQFFQTKEKKKHVSAVVSLFLLSQVFLIISHGPLVHTLAAIILKSDLDIIENGASKLLEEYTNVSAGDKIAFVQPQESLQKSLESLNETQSDEAVSEIEFTAADTIEKTTECELTDNPPSVEPSTSSNMSKTLPRPEVLNIDISNNTLNKIKNLNVTDEEKEQRLALESPLTPQQSSSDVQESLANKPFLEAILNALSSTENDYAALFSLCLLYALANNQGIKPEMLDLVLSPSQKTSTKNWYNEILVDRLIQIITLSCQTNTKVRLVTLDLSIKLLLQLVMSDGQSLLQDCHLAAIESAKEQSTSLLRNFYKSEDIFLDMFEDEYSELQKRPLNVEWLMMDSNILLPPTGTPMTGIEFSKRLPCGEVERARRAIRIFFLIRELSLTLSGQPETHLPLTNLATCVQVNNVLDLNNTDLISCTIVAKDGQKIRRFLVMDLIQIILVEPDTRKLGWGVAKLVGLLQDIEVTGDKDDSRCLHLTIHRPLSSSATNRVPLLSAKCILDDHIRCMAAKQRLTKGRIKARQKKMSQIARLLDIPTGIPHCPTPPNYTLLNVRQERTTGRGQKQKDHPRPMFTVNKVPGFAAQMRRDSSARSVAGQSAATGKRSDSSPNGKVCENGLKSREHSPKLPRPRSEEIPLEDMRSRNASLGKNVTCLPIAIQERIDVTITNTPPLSDTSPVLRKSSEETSFTSPQNQGEPKPRRKGQVETV; encoded by the exons ATGGTGCGCATTGCAGTGCGCACTTTGACGCTAAATGTGTATCGTGTTGAGGATGCTTCAATGCTGGCATTCATCAGAGATAGGACAGCAGCTCCATATTTCAGTAATCTTGTTTGGTTTATTGGAAATCACATCATTGAACTAGATACTTGTGTTAGAAACGATGCTGA TCACCAGAGTCAGAATAGGCTCTCGGATTTAGTAGCTGAACATCTCGATCATCTTCATTACTTGAACGACATTCTTTGCCTGGATATACCGGATTTAAATCAAGTTCTTACCGAACACTTGCTTCACAAATTATTGGTGCCTTTGTACGTATATTCGTTAACCAGGCATAagtcacaattttttcaaactaag gagaagaaaaaacacgtCAGTGCCGTTGTATCTTTGTTTCTACTTTCACAAGTATTCTTGATTATATCGCATGGACCACTTGTTCACACTTTGGCTGCTATAATATTGAAGTCTGATTTAGATATAATCGAAAATGGTGCAAGTAAATTACTGGAGGAATATACAAATGTGTCCGCAGGTGACAAAATAGCATTTGTACAGCCGCAGGAAAGCCTACAAAAATCGCTCGAAAGTTTGAACGAAACACAGAGTGACGAGGCGGTGTCGGAGATTGAGTTTACTGCCGCAGATACAATTGAGAAAACCACAGAATGTGAACTGACTGACAATCCACCTTCAGTTGAACCAAGCACTTCCAGTAATATGTCAAAAACTTTGCCACGACCTGAAGTTCTAAATATTGACATTTCAAACAATAcactaaataaaataaagaaccTTAATGTGACAGATGAAGAGAAGGAACAGCGGCTGGCTCTCGAAAGCCCATTAACACCTCAGCAATCGTCGAGTGATGTACAGGAATCCTTGGCTAATAAACCATTCTTGGAAGCTATATTAAATGCTTTGAGCTCTACGGAAAATGACTATGCagcattattttcattatgttTACTGTACGCATTAGCTAATAATCAG GGAATCAAGCCTGAAATGTTGGACCTTGTATTATCCCCGTCACAAAAAACATCTACGAAAAATTGGTATAATGAAATTCTTGTAGATAGACTGATCCAGATAATCACGTTGAGTTGTCAAACAA acacTAAGGTACGGTTAGTCACTCTGGATTTATCGATCAAGCTACTTCTACAATTAGTCATGTCAGATGGTCAGAGTTTGCTGCAAGATTGTCATTTAGCAGCCATTGAATCTGCTAAAGAACAAAGTACTTCGTTACTTAGGAATTTTTATAAG AGCGAAGACATATTTTTAGATATGTTTGAAGATGAGTATAGCGAGTTACAAAAAAGGCCTTTGAATGTTGAGTGGTTGATGATGGATAGCAACATATTGCTTCCGCCCACCGGAACTCCGATGACTGGCATTGAATTCAGCAAACGACTACCATGTGGCGAG GTGGAAAGAGCAAGGAGAGCGATAAGAATATTCTTTTTGATCAGGGAATTATCGTTAACACTTAGTGGACAGCCAGAGACGCATCTACCCTTAACAAATTTAGCAACCTGCGTCCAGGTTAACAACGTCCTTGATCTAA ACAATACAGATCTCATTTCCTGCACCATTGTTGCAAAAGATGGGCAAAAAATTCGACGATTCTTAGTGATGGActtaattcaaataattcttGTCGAACCAGATACGAGGAAGTTAGGATGGGGGGTAGCGAAATTAGTCGGCCTACTACAAGACATAGAAGTTACAGGTGATAAAGATGATTCCAGATGCCTCCATTTGACAATTCACCGACCTTTAAGCAGCAGTGCTACCAATAGGGTACCCTTGCTTTCGGCAAAATGTATTCTCGATGATCACATAAGATGTATGGCAGCTAAACAGAG ATTGACAAAAGGAAGAATCAAGgcgagacaaaaaaaaatgagtcaAATAGCGAGGCTGCTAGATATTCCAACTGGCATTCCGCACTGTCCCACACCTCCGAATTATACATTGCTCAATGTAAGACAAGAAC GTACAACAGGAAGaggacaaaaacaaaaagaccATCCAAGACCCATGTTTACAGTAAATAAAGTCCCAGGATTTGCAGCTCAAATGCGACGCGATAGTTCGGCACGTTCCGTTGCTGGGCAATCTGCAGCGACCGGTAAACGTTCTGATAGTAGTCCGAACGGCAAAGTGTGCGAAAATGGTCTGAAGTCTCGCGAACATTCGCCGAAATTGCCAAGACCAAGAAGTGAGGAGATTCCACTTGAAGATATGCGTAGTAGAAATGCGTCTCTAGGGAAAAATGTCACTTGCCTCCCCATAGCAATTCAGGAGAGAATAGATGTCACAATCACCAACACACCTCCTCTATCTGACACATCTCCAGTACTGAGAAAATCGTCTGAAGAAACTTCGTTCACGTCACCTCAAAATCAAGGAGAGCCAAAACCGCGTAGAAAGGGTCAGGTTGAAACTGTTTGA
- the ema gene encoding protein CLEC16A homolog isoform X1, whose amino-acid sequence MFRSRSWFGGGLWKPKNPHSLEHLKYLYNVLSKNHTVSENNRGLLVETLRSIAEILIWGDQNDSSVFDFFLEKNMLSFFLRIMKQKCGSYVCVQLLQTLNILFENIRNETSLYYLLSNNHVNSIIVHKFDFSDEEVMAYYISFLKTLSLKLNVHTIHFFYNEVNEHTNDFPLYTEAIKFFNHTEGMVRIAVRTLTLNVYRVEDASMLAFIRDRTAAPYFSNLVWFIGNHIIELDTCVRNDADHQSQNRLSDLVAEHLDHLHYLNDILCLDIPDLNQVLTEHLLHKLLVPLYVYSLTRHKSQFFQTKEKKKHVSAVVSLFLLSQVFLIISHGPLVHTLAAIILKSDLDIIENGASKLLEEYTNVSAGDKIAFVQPQESLQKSLESLNETQSDEAVSEIEFTAADTIEKTTECELTDNPPSVEPSTSSNMSKTLPRPEVLNIDISNNTLNKIKNLNVTDEEKEQRLALESPLTPQQSSSDVQESLANKPFLEAILNALSSTENDYAALFSLCLLYALANNQGIKPEMLDLVLSPSQKTSTKNWYNEILVDRLIQIITLSCQTNTKVRLVTLDLSIKLLLQLVMSDGQSLLQDCHLAAIESAKEQSTSLLRNFYKSEDIFLDMFEDEYSELQKRPLNVEWLMMDSNILLPPTGTPMTGIEFSKRLPCGEVERARRAIRIFFLIRELSLTLSGQPETHLPLTNLATCVQVNNVLDLNNTDLISCTIVAKDGQKIRRFLVMDLIQIILVEPDTRKLGWGVAKLVGLLQDIEVTGDKDDSRCLHLTIHRPLSSSATNRVPLLSAKCILDDHIRCMAAKQRLTKGRIKARQKKMSQIARLLDIPTGIPHCPTPPNYTLLNVRQERTTGRGQKQKDHPRPMFTVNKVPGFAAQMRRDSSARSVAGQSAATGKRSDSSPNGKVCENGLKSREHSPKLPRPRSEEIPLEDMRSRNASLGKNVTCLPIAIQERIDVTITNTPPLSDTSPVLRKSSEETSFTSPQNQGEPKPRRKGQVETV is encoded by the exons ATGTTTCGAAGTCGTAGCTGGTTTGGCGGGGGCCTTTGGAAACCTAAAAATCCACATTCCCTCGAACATCTAAA ATATCTTTACAACGTTTTATCTAAGAATCATACTGTCTCCGAGAATAACAGAGGCCTACTGGTTGAGACCTTGCGTTCGATAGCTGAAATTTTGATCTGGGGTGATCAAAATGATAGCAGTGTGTTCGA ttttttcctggagaaaaatatgctttcattttttcttcggATAATGAAACAGAAATGTGGTAGCTACGTATGTGTTCAACTCCTCCAAACGCTCAATATCTTGTTTGAGAATATTCGCAACGAAACATCTTTGT attACTTATTGAGCAACAACCATGTAAATAGTATAATAGTTCACAAATTTGACTTCAGTGACGAAGAAGTCATGGCTTACTACATAAGCTTTCTCAAAACTTTGAGCTTAAAACTGAACGTGCATACTATTCACTTCTTCTATAACGAGGTAAACGAG CATACGAACGATTTCCCACTATACACCGAAGCTATCAAATTCTTCAATCACACTGAGGGCATGGTGCGCATTGCAGTGCGCACTTTGACGCTAAATGTGTATCGTGTTGAGGATGCTTCAATGCTGGCATTCATCAGAGATAGGACAGCAGCTCCATATTTCAGTAATCTTGTTTGGTTTATTGGAAATCACATCATTGAACTAGATACTTGTGTTAGAAACGATGCTGA TCACCAGAGTCAGAATAGGCTCTCGGATTTAGTAGCTGAACATCTCGATCATCTTCATTACTTGAACGACATTCTTTGCCTGGATATACCGGATTTAAATCAAGTTCTTACCGAACACTTGCTTCACAAATTATTGGTGCCTTTGTACGTATATTCGTTAACCAGGCATAagtcacaattttttcaaactaag gagaagaaaaaacacgtCAGTGCCGTTGTATCTTTGTTTCTACTTTCACAAGTATTCTTGATTATATCGCATGGACCACTTGTTCACACTTTGGCTGCTATAATATTGAAGTCTGATTTAGATATAATCGAAAATGGTGCAAGTAAATTACTGGAGGAATATACAAATGTGTCCGCAGGTGACAAAATAGCATTTGTACAGCCGCAGGAAAGCCTACAAAAATCGCTCGAAAGTTTGAACGAAACACAGAGTGACGAGGCGGTGTCGGAGATTGAGTTTACTGCCGCAGATACAATTGAGAAAACCACAGAATGTGAACTGACTGACAATCCACCTTCAGTTGAACCAAGCACTTCCAGTAATATGTCAAAAACTTTGCCACGACCTGAAGTTCTAAATATTGACATTTCAAACAATAcactaaataaaataaagaaccTTAATGTGACAGATGAAGAGAAGGAACAGCGGCTGGCTCTCGAAAGCCCATTAACACCTCAGCAATCGTCGAGTGATGTACAGGAATCCTTGGCTAATAAACCATTCTTGGAAGCTATATTAAATGCTTTGAGCTCTACGGAAAATGACTATGCagcattattttcattatgttTACTGTACGCATTAGCTAATAATCAG GGAATCAAGCCTGAAATGTTGGACCTTGTATTATCCCCGTCACAAAAAACATCTACGAAAAATTGGTATAATGAAATTCTTGTAGATAGACTGATCCAGATAATCACGTTGAGTTGTCAAACAA acacTAAGGTACGGTTAGTCACTCTGGATTTATCGATCAAGCTACTTCTACAATTAGTCATGTCAGATGGTCAGAGTTTGCTGCAAGATTGTCATTTAGCAGCCATTGAATCTGCTAAAGAACAAAGTACTTCGTTACTTAGGAATTTTTATAAG AGCGAAGACATATTTTTAGATATGTTTGAAGATGAGTATAGCGAGTTACAAAAAAGGCCTTTGAATGTTGAGTGGTTGATGATGGATAGCAACATATTGCTTCCGCCCACCGGAACTCCGATGACTGGCATTGAATTCAGCAAACGACTACCATGTGGCGAG GTGGAAAGAGCAAGGAGAGCGATAAGAATATTCTTTTTGATCAGGGAATTATCGTTAACACTTAGTGGACAGCCAGAGACGCATCTACCCTTAACAAATTTAGCAACCTGCGTCCAGGTTAACAACGTCCTTGATCTAA ACAATACAGATCTCATTTCCTGCACCATTGTTGCAAAAGATGGGCAAAAAATTCGACGATTCTTAGTGATGGActtaattcaaataattcttGTCGAACCAGATACGAGGAAGTTAGGATGGGGGGTAGCGAAATTAGTCGGCCTACTACAAGACATAGAAGTTACAGGTGATAAAGATGATTCCAGATGCCTCCATTTGACAATTCACCGACCTTTAAGCAGCAGTGCTACCAATAGGGTACCCTTGCTTTCGGCAAAATGTATTCTCGATGATCACATAAGATGTATGGCAGCTAAACAGAG ATTGACAAAAGGAAGAATCAAGgcgagacaaaaaaaaatgagtcaAATAGCGAGGCTGCTAGATATTCCAACTGGCATTCCGCACTGTCCCACACCTCCGAATTATACATTGCTCAATGTAAGACAAGAAC GTACAACAGGAAGaggacaaaaacaaaaagaccATCCAAGACCCATGTTTACAGTAAATAAAGTCCCAGGATTTGCAGCTCAAATGCGACGCGATAGTTCGGCACGTTCCGTTGCTGGGCAATCTGCAGCGACCGGTAAACGTTCTGATAGTAGTCCGAACGGCAAAGTGTGCGAAAATGGTCTGAAGTCTCGCGAACATTCGCCGAAATTGCCAAGACCAAGAAGTGAGGAGATTCCACTTGAAGATATGCGTAGTAGAAATGCGTCTCTAGGGAAAAATGTCACTTGCCTCCCCATAGCAATTCAGGAGAGAATAGATGTCACAATCACCAACACACCTCCTCTATCTGACACATCTCCAGTACTGAGAAAATCGTCTGAAGAAACTTCGTTCACGTCACCTCAAAATCAAGGAGAGCCAAAACCGCGTAGAAAGGGTCAGGTTGAAACTGTTTGA